The Trypanosoma brucei gambiense DAL972 chromosome 10, complete sequence genome has a segment encoding these proteins:
- a CDS encoding thymidine kinase, putative: MHDGDGNIELIIGPMFAGKTTELMRRVQRHKHAQRSCYIINYSRNSYQNQRLSTHDQLSLTANVSIAKLSEVCDEWRDYDVIAVDNGQFFPDVVGFCARAANEGKTVIVSALDVDCRETPFDEVCRLVPRAESVLKLSAVCMKCHEHDAFLTYRTIESNERELYGGADMYLAVCRWCYKQLTMSHVDAQKTSASTAAVVPNGAHGRIELIIGPMFAGKTTELMRRVQRHKHAQRSCYIIKYTGDTRYSEGAITSHDQRALTANVSVSNLHDVGDEWRKYDVIAVDEGQFFPDVAAFCSKAADSGKVVIVSALDADYLQEPFEEICLLVSRADSVVKLSAVCMECHNRKASFTYRTVKSDERKLVGGSDMYMSVCRSCYETKRNMVQTEKYIYSCVGINEGSYSECSPGPSERSSAGTSGVQTSVKVDEQNCTEPNTEAKKMPLKRKRNQMAVDTT; encoded by the coding sequence ATGCACGACGGAGATGGCAATATTGAACTCATCATTGGCCCCATGTTCGCTGGTAAAACAACAGAACTGATGAGACGTGTCCAGCGACACAAACACGCTCAAAGATCATGTTACATCATCAACTATTCACGAAACAGTTACCAAAATCAGCGACTGTCAACTCACGACCAGCTTTCACTGACTGCCAATGTGTCCATCGCAAAACTTAGTGAAGTGTGTGATGAATGGCGTGACTACGACGTCATTGCTGTTGACAATGGCCAATTCTTCCCTGATGTTGTGGGTTTCTGTGCACGCGCAGCCAATGAGGGGAAGACTGTCATTGTGTCAGCACTCGATGTAGACTGCCGAGAAACTCCTTTTGATGAGGTTTGCCGTCTTGTTCCCCGTGCAGAATCAGTGTTGAAACTCAGTGCCGTATGCATGAAATGTCATGAGCACGATGCTTTCTTAACGTATCGCACCATCGAGAGCAACGAGCGTGAACTATATGGTGGAGCCGACATGTACTTGGCTGTGTGCAGGTGGTGTTACAAACAACTTACCATGAGCCACGTTGATGCGCAGAAGACATCTGCTTCCACAGCTGCAGTTGTGCCAAATGGTGCACACGGTCGCATTGAACTCATCATTGGCCCCATGTTCGCTGGTAAAACAACAGAACTGATGAGACGTGTCCAGCGACACAAGCACGCTCAAAGATCATGTTACATCATCAAGTACACTGGGGACACACGCTACAGTGAAGGTGCTATAACTTCTCACGACCAGCGTGCACTGACTGCCAATGTGTCGGTCTCTAATTTACATGACGTGGGTGATGAGTGGCGTAAATACGATGTGATCGCGGTGGATGAGGGCCAATTTTTTCCTGATGTGGCCGCGTTCTGTTCCAAGGCTGCCGATTCGGGGAAGGTTGTAATTGTGTCAGCACTTGATGCCGATTACCTACAAGAGCCATTTGAAGAAATTTGCCTTCTTGTTTCCCGTGCTGATTCTGTTGTGAAACTTAGTGCCGTGTGTATGGAGTGTCACAATCGCAAAGCATCTTTTACATATCGTACTGTGAAGAGTGATGAGCGCAAACTTGTCGGTGGTAGTGATATGTACATGTCAGTTTGCAGATCATGTTACGAAACTAAAAGGAATATGGTGCAAACTGAAAAGTACATTTACAGTTGTGTTGGGATCAATGAAGGGAGTTACTCGGAATGTTCCCCCGGGCCAAGCGAGCGCAGTTCAGCAGGAACCTCCGGCGTCCAAACTTCCGTCAAGGTGGATGAGCAGAACTGCACTGAACCGAACACAGAAGCTAAAAAAATGCCtctgaagagaaaaagaaatcaaatgGCCGTTGATACTACTTAG